A region from the Alnus glutinosa chromosome 5, dhAlnGlut1.1, whole genome shotgun sequence genome encodes:
- the LOC133868210 gene encoding uncharacterized protein LOC133868210 produces the protein MDTTWANSLKVDDKPISLGKGDSSDDGDKRGKRKQPTNSTDGARKGGDQTPDTPLLIAASEGIVEIFDEIVDVHPQAIEHISKDEVSIVHAAICHRQREIFRRLKMMKGIMEHRLFSMIDKQGYTILHHAADMNNYNVGTRAGPALQLQEELQWFERVRKIVPSHYVMHRNNSGKTADEFFKEQHAELLEKAERWIKETSQSCTAVAILVATVVFIAAYTVPGGNDQRGHPVFLHSPFFLFFTIMDVVSLASSLTYVVMFLSILTSPFKQENFFKSLPRKLMIGFTLLFLSMTTTMLSFTATIFLINHFEKKALTVTLINIGVLLPISVFALMQFPLYVALSSNMHSLFKKIMKKALRGISIPRLFKTGNLKTC, from the exons ATGGATACTACGTGGGCAAACAGTTTAAAAGTAGACGACAAACCCATTTCCTTGGGGAAAGGAGACTCTTCGGATGATGGtgacaaaagaggaaaaaggaaaCAACCCACCAACTCCACTGACGGAGCCCGTAAAGGAGGAGATCAAACACCCGATACCCCATTGCTTATAGCAGCAAGCGAAGGAATAGTAGAAATATTTGACGAGATAGTTGACGTGCATCCTCAGGCAATTGAGCACATCAGTAAGGATGAGGTGAGCATAGTGCATGCGGCCATTTGCCACCGCCAAAGAGAAATCTTTCGCCGTCTAAAGATGATGAAAGGGATAATGGAACACAGGTTGTTTTCAATGATTGATAAGCAAGGCTACACCATATTGCATCATGCGGCAGACATGAACAACTACAATGTAGGAACCCGCGCTGGTCCTGCACTCCAACTGCAAGAGGAGTTGCAATGGTTCGAG CGTGTGCGAAAGATAGTTCCCTCCCATTATGTCATGCACCGCAACAATTCCGGTAAAACTGCAGACGAGTTCTTCAAAGAGCAACATGCTGAGCTTCTCGAGAAGGCAGAAAGGTGGATAAAGGAGACCTCTCAATCGTGCACTGCGGTTGCAATCCTTGTTGCCACCGTTGTTTTCATAGCTGCATACACTGTCCCAGGAGGTAACGATCAGAGGGGCCATCCAGTTTTCCTTCATTCTcccttcttcttgttcttcacCATCATGGACGTTGTCTCCCTTGCGAGCTCCTTGACGTACGTCGTCATGTTCCTTTCCATCCTCACGTCTCCATTTAAGCaagaaaatttcttcaaatctctcCCCCGAAAGCTCATGATTGGCTTCACCTTACTCTTCCTTTCCATGACAACCACCATGCTTTCTTTCACGGCGACTATTTTTCTCATTAATCATTTTGAGAAAAAAGCTTTGACTGTGACTCTGATTAACATTGGTGTATTGCTTCCCATCTCCGTGTTTGCACTTATGCAGTTCCCCTTGTATGTTGCACTCTCCAGTAATATGCATTCCCTTTTCAAGAAGATTATGAAGAAGGCTCTTCGCGGGATTTCCATTCCTCGTCTTTTCAAGACCGGTAACCTCAAGACATGTTGA
- the LOC133868211 gene encoding B-box zinc finger protein 32-like, producing MKKAKVCELCSKEASLYCASDVAFLCFHCDARVHQANFHVVAHLRQSLCSKCNAFTGYRISGAETPILIPQICHSCLPPNALSEDVDSLSSSSACISSTESRAAAPKRIALDDRRIREHVLKQSVSGSFTEISGKNENVPSPAMFSASAKMKVRGVSPSVDAKAEGIFVNWCRKLGVNGILVVPSAVKRLGFCLGRLAMLPFRVSMAVLLWLALRFCGDRLGSLSTCQNLRRLEKVSGVTARLILAAEARVTRAVRARRARRVLKEGWAECSAA from the coding sequence ATGAAGAAAGCTAAAGTTTGCGAGCTCTGCAGCAAAGAGGCTTCTCTATACTGCGCCTCCGACGTTGCGTTTCTTTGCTTCCACTGCGACGCTAGGGTTCACCAGGCCAATTTCCACGTCGTTGCCCATCTTCGCCAATCGCTTTGCTCCAAATGCAACGCTTTCACCGGATACCGAATTTCCGGTGCCGAAACTCCGATCCTCATCCCTCAAATTTGTCACTCTTGCTTGCCGCCGAATGCACTTTCCGAAGACGTCGATTCCTTGTCGTCTTCTTCCGCTTGCATTTCCAGCACCGAGTCTCGCGCCGCTGCTCCGAAGAGGATCGCACTCGATGATCGGAGAATAAGAGAGCATGTATTGAAACAGAGCGTCTCAGGCTCTTTCACGGAGATATCCGGCAAGAATGAGAATGTTCCGAGTCCGGCGATGTTCTCCGCGTCGGCAAAGATGAAGGTTAGAGGAGTGTCGCCGAGCGTGGACGCGAAGGCCGAGGGCATTTTCGTGAATTGGTGCAGAAAGCTGGGGGTAAATGGTATTTTGGTTGTTCCCTCGGCAGTGAAACGTTTGGGATTTTGTTTGGGCCGGTTGGCAATGTTGCCCTTCAGAGTGTCTATGGCGGTGTTGCTTTGGTTGGCCTTGAGATTTTGCGGGGACAGGCTAGGGTCACTGTCCACGTGCCAAAACCTAAGGAGGCTAGAGAAGGTGTCTGGAGTCACAGCCAGGCTGATTTTGGCCGCCGAGGCAAGGGTCACACGTGCAGTAAGAGCCAGGAGAGCGCGACGTGTTTTAAAGGAAGGATGGGCCGAGTGCTCCGCTGCCTAA